A single region of the Ahaetulla prasina isolate Xishuangbanna chromosome 13, ASM2864084v1, whole genome shotgun sequence genome encodes:
- the ABHD17C gene encoding alpha/beta hydrolase domain-containing protein 17C produces the protein MPEQGPRMNGFSLGELCWLFCCPPCPSRIAAKLAFLPPEPTYTVMQLEQQESAATVGTPTSSCSLHLTERADWQYSQRELDAVEVFFSRTARDNRLGCMFVRCAPSSRYTLLFSHGNAVDLGQMCSFYIGLGSRINCNVFSYDYSGYGVSTGKPSEKNLYADIDAAWQALRTRYGVSPENIILYGQSIGTVPTVDLASRYECAAVILHSPLMSGLRVAFPDTRKTYCFDAFPSIDKISKVTSPVLVIHGTEDEVIDFSHGLAMYERCPRAVEPLWVEGAGHNDIELYAQYLERLKQFISHELPNS, from the exons ATGCCAGAACAAGGCCCCAGAATGAACGGTTTCTCTCTAGGCGAGCTATGTTGGCTCTTCTGCTGCCCGCCTTGCCCCAGTCGCATAGCGGCCAAACTGGCTTTTTTGCCCCCGGAACCCACCTACACTGTGATGCAACTAGAACAGCAAGAAAGCGCAGCTACGGTGGGGACGCCGACCAGCAGCTGTAGCCTCCATTTGACTGAACGGGCCGACTGGCAGTATTCCCAACGAGAACTGGATGCCGTTGAAGTCTTCTTTTCGCGCACAGCCCGGGATAATCGGCTGGGGTGTATGTTTGTCCGCTGTGCTCCTTCTAGCCGGTATACCCTGCTTTTCTCTCACGGCAATGCTGTTGACCTGGGCCAGATGTGCAGCTTCTATATTGGCCTTGGCTCCCGCATCAACTGTAATGTCTTCTCCTATGATTACTCGGGTTATGGAGTCAGCACTGGTAAACCATCGGAAAAAAATCTCTATGCAGACATCGATGCAGCATGGCAGGCTTTAAGAACAAG GTACGGTGTCAGTCCTGAAAACATCATTCTCTATGGGCAGAGTATTGGAACAGTTCCCACGGTAGACCTGGCATCTCGGTACGAGTGTGCAGCTGTAATCCTTCATTCACCTTTGATGTCCGGATTGAGGGTAGCTTTCCCTGACACCAGAAAAACGTATTGCTTTGATGCTTTTCCAAG CATTGACAAGATTTCAAAAGTCACCTCTCCCGTTTTGGTGATTCACGGTACTGAAGACGAAGTCATAGATTTTTCCCACGGCTTGGCAATGTACGAGCGATGCCCGCGGGCCGTGGAGCCCCTTTGGGTGGAAGGAGCTGGCCATAATGACATAGAGCTCTATGCACAATATCTAGAACGACTAAAACAGTTCATATCTCACGAACTTCCTAATTCCTGA